One window from the genome of Magnolia sinica isolate HGM2019 chromosome 4, MsV1, whole genome shotgun sequence encodes:
- the LOC131243342 gene encoding U-box domain-containing protein 44 — MAEGWSGSYDPGSQSDDSYHFERTHIEPIYDAFVCPLTKQVMRDPVTLENGQTFEREAIEKWFKECKESGRKPVCPLTLKDLRSTDLNPSMALRNTIEEWTARNEAAQLDIASKSLSLGSSENDVLQALKYVQHICQKNRSNKHVVRNAGLIPMIIDVLKSSSRKVRCEALETLRIVAEEDVDNKEEIAQGDTVRTIVKFLSHELSQEREEAVSLLYELSKSESLCEKIGGVNGAILILVGMTSSKSENILTVEKADMTLENLEKCEKNVRQMAENGRLQPLLSLLLEGSPETKLAMATYLGEMVLSNDVKVFVANTVGSSLVDVMRSGNMQAREAALKALNQISSFEASAKILIDAGILPPLVKDLFTVGVNQLPMRLKEVSATVLANVVNSGSDFESIPIGPNNQTLVSEDIIHNLLHLISNTGPNIECKLLQVLVGLTSSSKTVLNVVSAIKSSGATISLIQFIEATQRDLRVASIKLLHNLSPYMGQELADALRGTAGQLGSLIRVISEDNGITEEQAAAVGLLADLPERDSGFTRRLLDEGAFELIISRVVRIRQGETRGNRYVTPYLEGLVQVLARITFVLADEQDMVRLAREHSLAALFTDLLQATGLDKVQKVSANALENLSQESKHLTNLPEVPDPGFCGSIFPCFSQQPVITGLCRVHHGICSLKESFCLLEGRAVGRLVACLDHTNEKVVEAALAALCTLLDDGVDIEQGVMVLCEADGIKPILDVLLENRTVVLRQRAVWAVERILRNEEIAYDISGDQNVATQLVDAFRHGDYQTRQIAECALKHVDKIPNFSGIFQKMG, encoded by the exons ATGGCGGAAGGCTGGAGTGGAAGTTATGACCCTGGAAGCCAATCTGATGATAGCTATCACTTTGAAAGAACACACATTGAACCTATTTATGATGCATTTGTTTGTCCCCTTACAAAACAAGTAATGCGGGATCCAGTTACCTTAGAAAATGGGCAGACTTTTGAGAGAGAAGCAATCGAAAAGTGGTTCAAGGAATGCAAGGAAAGCGGAAGAAAGCCTGTTTGTCCATTGACTTTGAAGGACCTAAGAAGCACTGACCTGAACCCTAGTATGGCTCTAAGAAATACAATTGAAGAATGGACTGCAAGAAATGAAGCTGCTCAGCTCGATATTGCTAGCAAATCGTTGTCTCTGggaagttcagaaaatgatgtttTGCAGGCGTTAAAATATGTTCAGCATATTTGCCAAAAAAACAGATCCAATAAGCATGTTGTCCGAAATGCAGGGCTAATACCAATGATAATTGACGTGTTGAAGAGCAGCAGCAGGAAAGTGAGATGTGAAGCCCTAGAAACCCTTCGTATAGTGGCTGAAGAGGATGTTGACAATAAG GAAGAGATAGCCCAAGGGGACACTGTACGTACAATTGTTAAATTCTTGTCTCATGAGCTTTCCCAGGAGAGAGAAGAGGCTGTGTCCTTGTTGTACGAGCTTTCAAAATCTGAATCGTTGTGTGAGAAGATCGGTGGGGTCAATGGGGCAATTCTAATACTAGTGGGAATGACAAGCAGCAAATCAGAGAACATCTTGACTGTTGAGAAAGCTGATATGACGcttgaaaatctggaaaaatgtGAGAAAAATGTCCGGCAAATGGCTGAAAATGGTAGACTGCAACCTCTTCTTTCGCTCCTCCTTGAAG GTTCACCTGAAACCAAATTGGCTATGGCCACATACCTTGGCGAGATGGTTTTAAGCAATGACGTGAAGGTCTTTGTGGCCAATACGGTGGGTTCTTCATTGGTCGATGTCATGAGAAGTGGCAACATGCAAGCAAGAGAAGCAGCCCTCAAGGCTCTGAACCAGATATCATCTTTTGAGGCAAGTGCCAAGATATTAATAGATGCTGGGATCCTTCCTCCACTTGTCAAGGATCTCTTCACTGTTGGAGTCAACCAGCTTCCCATGAGACTGAAAGAGGTCTCCGCAACTGTTCTTGCCAATGTTGTGAACTCAGGCAGTGACTTTGAATCCATTCCCATTGGTCCCAACAACCAAACTCTGGTATCAGAAGACATAATCCACAACCTACTCCATCTGATCAGCAACACTGGTCCTAACATTGAGTGCAAGCTGCTTCAGGTCCTTGTTGGGCTCACAAGTTCTTCAAAAACTGTTCTCAATGTGGTTTCTGCCATTAAAAGCTCTGGTGCTACAATCAGTTTGATTCAGTTCATTGAAGCCACGCAGAGGGATCTGCGTGTGGCTTCCATAAAACTTCTCCATAACCTCTCTCCTTACATGGGCCAAGAACTGGCAGACGCATTACGTGGCACAGCTGGCCAGCTTGGCAGCCTTATCAGAGTAATCTCGGAAGACAATGGTATCACAGAAGAGCAAGCCGCTGCTGTTGGCCTGTTAGCCGACCTTCCAGAGAGGGACTCAGGCTTCACACGGCGACTGCTAGATGAAGGTGCCTTTGAATTGATAATCTCCAGGGTGGTCAGGATTCGGCAAGGTGAGACCCGTGGAAACCGCTACGTTACCCCATATTTAGAAGGGCTTGTCCAAGTTCTGGCGAGGATCACGTTTGTTTTGGCTGATGAGCAAGACATGGTGAGACTTGCCCGTGAGCACAGCCTTGCTGCACTGTTCACTGATCTGCTTCAGGCAACTGGGCTTGACAAGGTACAGAAAGTGTCTGCCAATGCTTTGGAGAACCTCTCTCAAGAGTCAAAACACCTAACAAATCTGCCAGAGGTGCCTGATCCAGGCTTTTGTGGCTCCATCTTCCCATGTTTTAGCCAGCAGCCAGTGATCACTGGTCTGTGCCGGGTTCACCATGGGATCTGTTCGTTGAAAGAGTCTTTCTGTCTTTTGGAAGGGAGAGCAGTGGGAAGGCTGGTGGCATGTTTGGACCACACAAATGAGAAGGTGGTTGAGGCAGCACTGGCTGCGTTGTGCACATTGTTGGACGATGGGGTCGACATTGAGCAGGGGGTGATGGTATTGTGCGAGGCAGATGGGATCAAGCCAATATTGGATGTCTTGCTCGAGAACCGGACAGTGGTCCTCCGGCAGCGAGCAGTGTGGGCGGTTGAGAGGATTCTAAGGAATGAAGAAATTGCATATGATATATCGGGTGATCAGAATGTGGCCACGCAACTGGTCGATGCATTTCGGCATGGAGATTATCAGACTCGGCAGATTGCTGAGTGCGCACTGAAGCATGTTGACAAGATACCGAATTTCTCTGGCATCTTTCAGAAGATGGGTTAA